The genomic DNA TGCATTTCCCCTGGTCTTGTATCTCGCACACGGATTGAGGCGCACAAGCCTCGGTGCGCCAGTTTGACATCCGCTCGCCCTGAGCCTCTCTATGAGTACTGCTGCGAGATACGTTGTGCAGAATCCCCTCTCAGAGTCCGTGTCATCTATACCTACGATAAGCATCTCCGAATCACATCTGCCGATTTACAGAGAATTGTACAGCCAGCAGAGTCGGATGCGTCCATAAATAAGCCTTTGGCTCAAGATGCAGTGTTGAATGATCAGAAGCTATGAAGTCGAATGCCATCGATTTTATCAGAATTGAAATTTGCATGAATTCGTCCTCAGCTATCGGATCCTCTAACATTTTTCAACACAGCAGAAAAACCAAAATGCTTATATCTAACTTTTTGTTACTAACCATCAGTTATGATTTCGTGGCAGGGTGTTCGGCTTGGATCCGGTCGAGCTGCTTGATGTTCTTGGAAACGAGAACAGGAGGCGCATACTTCAGCTCCTCTCATTCCGACCATTCTACTTCAATGAGATAGCCAAGAGGCTCGATGTCGGACCGAAGGCTGTTATTGATCACCTTGGAGTTCTGGAAGCAGCCGGGCTGATCGAGTGCTACAGGGATGAGAGGAGGCGCAAGTACTTCCGGCTGGCGAGAAATGTCGTCCTGGAGGTCGCGCTGGCGTCGCACTCATATGGGGTGAGGGTCTATGCGCTCTCCTGTCCATCTATGGAGAGGGAGTCGGACTGCCGCGATCTCAGAGCGATACATGAGGAGCTCTCAGCGCTCGCAGCCGAGATGGACAGGCTTAGAATGATGATGGCAGATGTTGCAACGAGGGAGCTGGAGCTGCGCCAGAGGGCGATGAGAGCGATAGAGGAGTGCGCGACCGATGAGATCGAGGAGGAACTGCTCTTCTCACTCCTATCAGGCAGCTCAACAGAGGAGATGCTCGCTGAAAGGCTCAAGATGCCCCCAGCGGTTGTGAGAGAATCGCTCGCAAGGCTTGAGTCGAGGGGGCTGGTGCGCTTCGAGAATGGCTCCTGGAGCATTTAAATCTGTGAGGAAGATCGCCGATGAATGATCAGATAGTTCTCAGAGTGGCAGAGGCATACCACAGGGATGCGGGTAAGAGCATAGCCAGGATCAGTCTGGATGTAATTAACAGGCTGGGGCTCAAGAACGGCGACGTGGTTGAGATCCAGGGAAGGAACAAGGTATGCGCCCTGGCATGGCCCGGAAACCCGGGAGATGCGCCTGACATAATAAGAATCGACGGAAACCTGAGATCGAATCTGGGTGTGGGGATAGACGACAGGGTCTTCGTAAGACGGACTGAGGTAAAACCCGCGAGAAGGGTGCTGCTCGCTCCGACGAGGAGCATAAGGCTGATAGGCGGACCGCAGTACCTCCTCAGGATCCTGGAGGGGAGGCCGGTCACAAAGGGCGAGCAGATACGGATAGAGATGATCACGAACTACCTGATGATGGTGGTTGTGAGCACAACTCCTCCAGGGCCTGTCGTCATAACCAGAGACACCGTCATAAACATAACGAGCGAGCAGATCGAGGGCTTCCAGTTCAGAGACGTCACCTACGAGGATATCGGCGGTCTGAGCAGGGAGATCCGAGCGATACGTGAGATGGTTGAGCTGCCCCTCAGACACCCTGAGGTCTTCCAGAAGCTCGGCATAACGCCTCCAAAAGGTGTTTTGCTCCACGGTCCACCTGGTACCGGCAAGACGCTCATTGCCAGGGCTGTGGCAAGCGAGACCGACGCGACATTCACGGCCATATCCGGCCCGGAGATCATGTCCAGGTACTACGGAGAGAGCGAGCAGCGACTGAGGCAGATCTTCGAAGATGCGCAGAAGAGCGCGCCATCGATAATCTTCATCGATGAGATAGACTCGATAGCCCCCAAGAGGGAGGAGGTACTGGGAGATCTCGAAAGGAGGGTCGTCGCGCAGCTCCTCTCGCTCATGGATGGTCTCACATCCAGGGGAGAGGTGATAGTTATTGCTGCGACGAACCGCCCAAACGCTCTCGATCCTGCCCTCCGGCGCGGCGGAAGGTTTGACAGGGAGGTCGAGATAGGAATTCCGAACAAGAACGGCAGGCTGGAGATACTCTATGTGCATACGAGGGGTATGCCGCTCGATGATTCCCTGGATCTGAGCGAGATCGCCGAGATGACGCATGGGTTTGTGGGAGCGGATCTCGCATCCCTCTGCAAGGAGGCCGCGATGCATACGATAAGCAGGATCCTTCCAGATCTTGATATCGAGGAGGAGATCCCTCCGGAGATACTGGATCAGCTGAAGGTCAGCCGTGAGGACTTTCTCGCTGCGATGAAGAAGATCGAGCCGAGCGCGATGCGCGAGGTCCTTGTGGAGATCCCCGAAGTCCACTGGTCTGACATCGGCGGCCTGGAGGACGCAAAGCAGGCCCTGAGGGAGGCCGTGGAGTGGCCGATAATGTATCCGGAGGCCTTCGAGGCTGTGGGGATAAGGCCTCCGAGAGGAGTTCTCCTGTATGGTCCTCCGGGCACAGGAAAGACCATGATCGCCAGGGCGGTAGCAACAGAGTCTGGGATCAACTTCATAAGCATCAAGGGGCCGGAGCTGATGAGCAAGTGGGTTGGCGAGTCCGAGCGGGCCGTTCGCGAGGTCTTCAGGAAGGCAAAGCAGGCCGCGCCTGCGCTGATATTCTTCGATGAGATAGATTCGATAGTTCCTGCGAGGGACTCAGGCAGGGATTCACACGTCACGGAAAGGGTCGTGAGCCAGCTGCTCACCGAGATCGATGGTCTCGTTGAGCTGAAGGATGTTGTCGTTCTCGCAGCCACGAACAGACCTGACCTGATAGATCCGTCGCTCCTGCGTCCCGGAAGGTTCGACAGGATGATCTACATACAGATGCCGGATCTCGCTGCGCGAAAGAAGATCTTCGAGATATACATGCGAAAGATGCCGGTGGCAGGTGATGTGAATATCGATGAGCTTGCCGCCAGAACCGATGGATACACTGGCGCGGACATAGAGATGATATGCAGGGAGGCAGGAATGCTTGCCCTGAGAGAGAAGATCCAGCCAGGCATGAAGCGCGAGTCACTGCTGCTGAGCCAGATCCAGGTGAGAAGGGACCACTTCGAGAGGGCTTATCAGAATATAAAGCCCCACATGCCACCGGAGACGTTGAAGGAGTACCTGAGGATAATGGAGATGTTTGGCAGCGGCTGAGTGGGTTTTATCTTGCGGAGTGGAAATGGCGGAGCGAGCCATCGCTCTTCGCCGACAGGCTCTGATGTTGGCTGGTCGAAGCGCGAGAAGACTGTATTCGTGCCTGGGATGAAGACGGGGAGCCATGCTGAGTCTCGACATTTGTCATCAAAGCTGTCTCAAAACTGTTTAAGCGATGATGCTGATCTGCGTCAACCCTGTGCAGAAATGCGATCCTTATAAACCAATACGCATGGGAATTTTGAGACAACTTCATCGAATACTTTCGCACTGCATGGCTAACAGCTTCATATCCGCACAGCTACTACTATCTTGGCCGCTCGTCACCGCTGTTATTGCTACTCCCGGACGGGCGGATCTATCCCCCTTCTTGATACATGTGCGGATCTCCCAAATCACATACTGATGCACATGACCTGCGGCAAGCAGGTTGCTCCAGGATTCTGGACGGATTGAGCGCTGTAACATTTAGTGATGCGCACAACCTGCGCAAAGTTGGATTTTATGAACCTGCACATATGTGCCGGAGACCTCGACAGACCTGATGGGCTATTATTTTCATAGCCGTCATCAAATGACGGGTCTGTGGAGCACGGATTGGATCCTTGTGTCCATGTCAGATGCGATTTTAACCAAAATTTTGAAGACCTCCAGAGAGAGCTCTGATATCACTTCTCCCGCTCTGGTTGCGATCTCCCCAATAAGATTGCATGCAATGCTTATGATTTGTGATAAAGCATTCTTCGAGACCTCGAGAACGTGTGCGATAGGCATCACTGTATTCAATTTTTCACTGCTTTGTGCCCAGATGCAGATGCATAAGATCACCACTATCATGAGAAGAACAATAGCGGATTTCCTCATTCAGGAGCCCTCTTCACGTCCGACATGAAGTTTCTGTAGTTTGATGTATAATAATTTTTTGTATAACATTATATCTTACAATGCGCATCCACGCACGCGGTGTAATTCGGCAGACGCTCTCCTGTGCGTGAGCAACTTGCAGCCTGCGATGTGGCTGGTGAAAGCACTCATTCATTCGTCACGAATGCATAGCATGACCACTACCCCTTTTGGGCAAGTCGTCAAAATGGATAAGAGCGTGGCAGAAAGTCATGTAATTGAATCATAGAACAGCCTCGCAGGGGTCGATTCATCAGTGCATCATGCCAAAGGCGCGCTTCCTGCCGGCTGACGCTGCAGGAGCTAGCCAGCACCCAGTATCCCAAATTGAGATAAACGCAGAGGCACCGCAGCTCATCGCAGAAGATAGGAATGTGATTTGCACCTGTAAGAGAACATCCCATTTTCCTTTACAAGCAGCCTACCTAATCCCTGCAGTTACAATGATGTCACGCATGTGCTCAGGAATAAAGGCAAAACATACATATGTACAGCAGGAGCATGGACATGCCCAGGAGCATAGACGCGCCGATGAGGGCGATCTTCATCATGATCACCTTTTACATGATCCGAAAGAACTTTTAGAGAAAACACCCATGATCCAAGGTCACCCATGTGGATGAAAATGGACCTTTGCGAGAACCATTTTCATACCAATCAGTCATGCAAGGCAGGACCTCAGCCGGCCTTGCCAGTATTCCCGCAGCTGATTCAATTCGAGAGAAAGCGATTTGAGCTGCCCGAACGGATGCTCTAGCTTTATAAAGCATCTGCTGAGAGAGTTCCACAACCTCTGCCTCCTTATGTATATCCCCATTTCACACTCCTGCAGGAAATCGCATAATCGAGACCCAGCCGGAGCACAATATCTTCTGCAATTTTTTGTAGATAAATGGGTACGAACCTCTGATAAGTAGTAGAAATAATTATGATGAATACGATGCCATAAATCTCAAGGATGGCGTTGCACCTCCCCGACCTGAAGGAAGGGGATTCCACTACCCCACACCCCAGAGGTTCTAGGACTTTGTGAGGGATCGATGGCGGTCGCGTTCATGGGCTGCTCGGTATCTGGGGTCCAGCTGGGCTTTCAGGCCTGTGCAGCCTATTTTCGAATCCATCTCGAGTCAGCCCATATGCCCTCAGTGGTCACATGGTGTACCTCGAGTGGCACTGCATCTGTTGCAGTCCATTGCTGCTGGAGTTTTGAGCACGCTCAGAGATCCAGGCCCGCAGTTCCAATCCGCACACACATCTCGTGCGAGACGCTTTTATCATCATCCTGAACATTTTCTTCTCATGAGATGCTTAATTGCATGCGTCATGATACTGCTGGTCGCACAGGCGGTCGCGCATCCTCTTGAGGCCAGCGGAAGGGTGAGCAGCATATCGAGTGGTGATACGTTTATGGTAGACGGCTTCGGTATTGTCCATCTCGCCGATGTGAGGGCGCCGGATGTCCATACCGTAGATGGCGTCCATTCAAAGGAGTTCACCATGGAGAGGCTTCTGAACGTGCAGGTTTTTCTCGATATCGATAATGTGACCGGCTACCGGCCAGATGGAATAACTGAGTGTCTCGTCTACCTCTCCAACCCGGATGGGACGCCAGACCTGCAGAGGCTCTTCAACAGAATTATCATGGATGCAGGCTTCGCGAATTTGCGCGACGACGAGAACGAGTTCGATCCAGCCTCGTGGTGACGGGTGCAGTTGTAACTGCAGGTGAGATCACGCGCGCTCGCGCTCCACATGCTCCCGGATAAGGCTCTCCAGAAAACCAGCTATCCCTCCCGGGTAGCATGCCTCGAGCGCATCTAACTCGGCCATCATCCTGCCATCGAGGCCGGCGCCTCTGAGAATCTCTTTGTACTGTTTATCTATGGATTTCTTATCAGCCCTGACCATGGGGATCTGCAGCCTCACGACCTGCTCTGGGGTCATGGCTATGTGCATCACTCGCATACCTGAATCTGAGAGAGCATCCCTGAGAGTAGTGACAAAGGAGAGTCCGGATGGGCTCAGATCTGCCATGCATAGGAGACACAATTCCTCATCCTCTGCTCTTATGCGAAGATCCTGCAGGGCATCATCCAGTCGTGCTCCGCTCACCGATACGAGAGTGATGCCATATCGGTTGCAGACCGGCCAGATCAGCGGGTTGAGCGCAGATCTGTTGATCCAGAGCTCGGCATCCGCGACCGATCTGTGATCAGGGGTGAGCACATGTATGCCCGGCATCTCTTCCAGAAGCGCATCCCGTGGGATGTACCCCAGTTCAGATGCGAGCGTGACCCACTTGACCAAGCGGCTTGCGTCGCTCTCATCAAACGGCCTGGTTACCCGTATCTCGCCCACAAACCCTCCGCATATCGGGTAATCAGATTTGCCTCTGCGAAGAGCGTGATAGAACAGAGATCTCACAGTCGTCCTAGGCCTGTTGAACTCCTCAAATACCTTTGCCACCCACCTGCACTTTGTCCTGCACGTCTCGGTCTCGACAAAGGGCTCTGCCATCGGCATAATTCTCTGATGCGGGCACCTATAAACCTGCCTGTCTCCAACTGAGAATCGCGCATCTGTGGTGAACTATTCTACTTACCATGAGCGCACTTGAGTTACTGATCGAGTAAAGGCAATAACAGTGGGCATGGTCGTTCATCAGAAATCTGCCAAGAGGGCAATTTACCTCAACGTATTGAGCATGTTCGAGTTATGACAGCAATTCGATCCATTCAGAGCATAATACACCCTGTATTCTGAATTGATATGTTCCGATATCAAGGAGGTGACAAGGCATGGAATGAAGTCGTCTCAAAATTCAAAGCTCAAATGCATATTGATTTATGTGGATTGTATTTCAGCACGGACCTGTCCGAATGAGGATTAGGTGTTTCCGACCTGCGGATTGCGGTAAGGTTCGGATTTCTGGCCTCAGCTCTTATTCGGACACATCTTTCCGCACAGGATTGATGCAGATCAGCATGAGTATTCCTATAAACCCATATTTTCACAATGGCGGATTCTCGCTGATATCGTATTTGGCACACATTTGCCTCAAAACCAGAGATTTTTAGGAATACTCGCATGAGTATTCTTATAAACCCTTATTTTTACAATGGCGGATTCTCGCTGATATCGTATTTGGCTCACATTTTGCCTCAAAACCAGAGGTTTATAGGAATACTCGCATTGTTGATTAAATAATTTCGAGACGATTTATCATTAGAACCGATGATAAAAGATTCGAACAGCGGACTGGGTCAGGTTATTACCGAGTTTCCGATCGCGGTGATACTGCTAACGGAGAGGATCACCCGATATTCCAGAACACTCTTATCCATCTAATGACTTCAGAGACATTGGTCCTCTATGCGCCTCTAGAAAGTAGAGGTGCTTCCAGCGGCCCGTCTGCATACCCACCAAGTTGCCAAAGACATAAGAGCGTTCCAGAAAACGTTCACGACGCAATGCCATACATCTGGATGACATACATCTAGATGAAAATGATCCAGAGCCCGTTTTCGTACCAACATGGTCTGGCCGTTTAGAGTATATGGCCTAAATATGGGGAAGGCCGGCTTACCTCTCGCTCAGTATACTCGCCGCCTCCTCTGCGCTTCTCCCATGATGCACTATGGCGCATATCGCCCTGGTCATGCGCGTCGGATCCCTGTGCTGGAAGACGTTTCTGCCTATCGCGACGCCTCTCGCGCCCGCCTTCATCGCGCCCTCGATCATCTGGAGGAACTCCAGGTCTGTCGCTGTCTTCGGGCCGCCTGCTATGACCACAGGCACCGGGCAACCTGCCACGACATCCCTGAAGCTATCCGGAGATCCTGTGTAGTTCGTCTTTATTATGTCAGCTCCGAGCTCGGCGCCTGCTCTGGCTGCGTGCGCCACGACATCCGGAGCGTTCGGGTTTGTTATATTCTTGCCGCGGGGGTACATCATCGCGACCAGCGGCATGCCCCAGAAGTCGCACCTCTCAGAGACCATCCCCAGGAAGTGGAGCTGCTCTGCCTCTGTCTCGGAGCCGATATTTATGTGGACGCTCACCGCGTCTGCTCCGAGCTTTAGTGCCTCCTCCACCATGGCCACCTGGACCTTGTTGTTCGGATCAGGACCGAGGGAGGTGGAGGCTGACATGTGGACTATCAGGCCTATATCCCTGCCGTAGCCGCGATGCCCATGCCTGACCATCCCCTTCTGCTGGAGCACCGCATTTGCTCCGCCCTTCGCAACCTTATCGACCATCTCAGGCAAGTTCGCAAGCCCCTGTATCGGGCCGACGGATATCCCGTGATCGAGAGGTATTATCACGGTGTTCCCGCTGTCCCTGTCCATGATTCTTTCCAGACGAACACGTTTGCCAATCTCGCTCATAGTGATCTCCCAGTGTTAACGTGGTACATGCTAACAAATGTCATATATAA from Methanothrix thermoacetophila PT includes the following:
- a CDS encoding CDC48 family AAA ATPase, whose translation is MNDQIVLRVAEAYHRDAGKSIARISLDVINRLGLKNGDVVEIQGRNKVCALAWPGNPGDAPDIIRIDGNLRSNLGVGIDDRVFVRRTEVKPARRVLLAPTRSIRLIGGPQYLLRILEGRPVTKGEQIRIEMITNYLMMVVVSTTPPGPVVITRDTVINITSEQIEGFQFRDVTYEDIGGLSREIRAIREMVELPLRHPEVFQKLGITPPKGVLLHGPPGTGKTLIARAVASETDATFTAISGPEIMSRYYGESEQRLRQIFEDAQKSAPSIIFIDEIDSIAPKREEVLGDLERRVVAQLLSLMDGLTSRGEVIVIAATNRPNALDPALRRGGRFDREVEIGIPNKNGRLEILYVHTRGMPLDDSLDLSEIAEMTHGFVGADLASLCKEAAMHTISRILPDLDIEEEIPPEILDQLKVSREDFLAAMKKIEPSAMREVLVEIPEVHWSDIGGLEDAKQALREAVEWPIMYPEAFEAVGIRPPRGVLLYGPPGTGKTMIARAVATESGINFISIKGPELMSKWVGESERAVREVFRKAKQAAPALIFFDEIDSIVPARDSGRDSHVTERVVSQLLTEIDGLVELKDVVVLAATNRPDLIDPSLLRPGRFDRMIYIQMPDLAARKKIFEIYMRKMPVAGDVNIDELAARTDGYTGADIEMICREAGMLALREKIQPGMKRESLLLSQIQVRRDHFERAYQNIKPHMPPETLKEYLRIMEMFGSG
- a CDS encoding 2-amino-3,7-dideoxy-D-threo-hept-6-ulosonate synthase produces the protein MSEIGKRVRLERIMDRDSGNTVIIPLDHGISVGPIQGLANLPEMVDKVAKGGANAVLQQKGMVRHGHRGYGRDIGLIVHMSASTSLGPDPNNKVQVAMVEEALKLGADAVSVHINIGSETEAEQLHFLGMVSERCDFWGMPLVAMMYPRGKNITNPNAPDVVAHAARAGAELGADIIKTNYTGSPDSFRDVVAGCPVPVVIAGGPKTATDLEFLQMIEGAMKAGARGVAIGRNVFQHRDPTRMTRAICAIVHHGRSAEEAASILSER
- a CDS encoding ArsR/SmtB family transcription factor; the encoded protein is MFGLDPVELLDVLGNENRRRILQLLSFRPFYFNEIAKRLDVGPKAVIDHLGVLEAAGLIECYRDERRRKYFRLARNVVLEVALASHSYGVRVYALSCPSMERESDCRDLRAIHEELSALAAEMDRLRMMMADVATRELELRQRAMRAIEECATDEIEEELLFSLLSGSSTEEMLAERLKMPPAVVRESLARLESRGLVRFENGSWSI